CTAAATAATTATGTTTCTTTGATTAGTTATATTTCCTGAATAATTGAAAAAAGAGTCCTTACACGGACTCTCTCCTGGATATGCTATTAAGTTTTATAGGAAATCACATCATTTTTGCCTGATCCATTTCAAACCAGAACTCTACTCCTCCACCCACGTTTTCCACACCATATTGGTTTTGAGATGCTTCCTGGATTGCCTTTACAATTGACAATCCCAATCCTGTCCCTCCAAAACTCCTGGTGCGTGCCTTATCAACCTTATAAAAGCTTATCCATATTTTTTCTATCTCATCCTTGTCAATATGCGAGCCTGAATTAAACACCGAAATTCTTACCTTTCCGTTAACCTTCCTGATTGCAATCCTTATTTCTTTTTTTTCATTTATGTGGTCTAATGCATTGCACAAATAATTTGTAAGAACCTGTTCAGTTTTATCATAATCCGCATTTACTCCGGTATTTTCTTCACAGTCTATCTTTACCTCAACATCTTTTTCTTTTAAGACTATCGAACTCTTTTTCAATACGCTATTAACCAGTTCCAGTACTTCAAAATCGACTTTTTCAAGCCCCGCAATTCCTGATTCAAGCTTAGACAACTCAAGAAGCTCCTTTACCAGCTTATTCATTTTTTGTGTTTCATTCATTATTGTTTCACAATAAAAGTTCTTATTCTCTTCATCTTCATTCACATTTACCTTTAATCCTTCTGCATATCCTTGTATGAGTGCAATAGGCGTTTTAAGTTCATGTGAAACATTTGAAATAAATTCTTTCCTCATTTCATCGATTTTTCTTTCTTTCTCTATATCTTCCATAAGCTTTTTATTAGCCTGTTTAAGTTCAAGTATGGATTTTTCCAGCTGCTCCGACAGAGAATTGATACTTGAGCCCAGCTGGCCTATTTCATCCGTACTGTTTACATTATATCTTTTGCTAAAATCAAGTTCAGCCATTCCTTTGGTAATATTGTTCAACTCAAGTATGGGGCCAGTAAACCTTCCTGTTAGAAAATAAATTATTATACAACCGGAAAATATAGTAATAATACCTGTGAGCAGAAAGAACTTATTGGCAATATCTGCACTCTCCTGCATGGCAGTCACAGATGTGTTTAGCACCAGGAAATCCCCATTGTTCAGTTTTGAAAAGAGTGTTATGAAATTAGTGTTCAATCTTGAATCTTTGCCAATTTCTATAAGTATTTTACCCTGCAACACCTGGCTGATTTTTGAATTCTTTAGCATATCACGTACTTCCATGTTCAGATTAGGCACTCTCGGACCATTTCTTCTTAATTTGGAATCTATGAATCTCTCATTAAAGAAGTATTTTATCTTAAATTCCTTGTCAAGTATGATAATACGCAATCCCTTATTGCTCTCGAATTTTTCAAGGTCCAGATAGATTGCTTCTGGATCGCCGCTATATGTATTATTTATTTGGTTATAGCAATCCATAAGAGTATTTTTTTTTGTGTAAATATAATACTTGTCAAGAAAAAAACTATTAAGCAGCCAGGACAGGAGCACAAAAAGAAGTATAAGCCCACTTATAGATAAGAACAGCTTTCTTTTAATAGAAAAATTCATTTTTTATCTCCATTTCTTTTTTTCTTTCAGACTTTCACTTCAAATTTATATCCAAGTCCCCTGATAGTTTGGATATATTCTCCCCTGAAACCCAGTTTAAGTCTTAAATTCTTTATATGAGTATCCACTGTACGCACATCGCCATAGTAATCAAAATTCCATATTACATTCAATATCTTTTCTCTTGATAATGCAATACCTTCATTTTCAGCTAAATATGCAAGCAGCTCAAATTCCTTAGGGCTTAATTCTATAATTCCGCCGTCTACATAAACCGTATGGCCTATTTCATCTATTCTTAATCCTTCATAGTCCTTTATGGGTTTTTTCTCTTTTCCTGCTCTTCTCAACACGGCTTGAACTCTTGCCATCAGTATCAATGGGCTGAATGGTTTTGTGACATATTCGTCAACACCTATTTCAAACCCAAACAGTTCGTCAGCCTCTTCACCTCTGGCTGTAAGCATTATTACAGGCACTTTGGAAACTGCTCTTATTTCCCTGCAGGCAGTCCACCCATCCATAACCGGCATCATTACATCCAAAATCAGCAAATCTATGTTTTGTTCATTATGAAATATATTTAGAGCTTTTCTTCCATCTTCCGCTTCAAATACAATATATCCTTCTTTTTTTAAGAAATCTGACACCAGCTTTCTCATAGCCGGCTCATCATCCGCAATCAATATCCTGCCTTTTTCCAAGCGTGCATCCTCCTTTCGGCAAATCTACCTCGTCAGTTTGAGAGAATATTTAGCTTGCATTTTATTAATATAATTATACACTAAAGTAATCAGTTTTTTATATTTTCAGCATATCAAACAATTAAAAAAATTATAGCTCCCCAGATAAGGTGATAGGAACCAAATAACACTCTGGTTCCTATCATCTATAAAAACATATACTGCTTATTTATTGCTTAACTATTATCACTTCTACTTTTCCTCCCTGTTCAACCGGCTTGTCAAGGTAAACGGAAACAGTACCATACATTACATTTGCACTCAAATCTGCCAAACTCTTATGTGTCAGATTGCCTGCATAGTCAAGGAAGTAAACGGTTATGTTTTTATTGAACCACAATGTTTTTTCGTTTAGCTTTATCCGTTTTGAATCAAAAGCCTGTACCGAAGTACCTGATACATCAGCATTCTTACACTTATTATCTACTATGGTTTCTATGCGTTTTTCCGACATCTTAACTTTTACAACTGAACCAATATTGCTATCGTTGATATACGACTCACTATACTGATAGTCCTTACCATCCACAAGTAGAGTATAATTGTAGGAATATATTCCTTTTGGATTTTTAGTTACTGTCAGACTTTTTATTACAGCAGTTTTGTATTTTTCATTCAGCAAATCATCTGTCAATAATACATTAATATCTTCAAAAGCACCTGC
Above is a genomic segment from Clostridia bacterium containing:
- a CDS encoding response regulator transcription factor, which codes for MEKGRILIADDEPAMRKLVSDFLKKEGYIVFEAEDGRKALNIFHNEQNIDLLILDVMMPVMDGWTACREIRAVSKVPVIMLTARGEEADELFGFEIGVDEYVTKPFSPLILMARVQAVLRRAGKEKKPIKDYEGLRIDEIGHTVYVDGGIIELSPKEFELLAYLAENEGIALSREKILNVIWNFDYYGDVRTVDTHIKNLRLKLGFRGEYIQTIRGLGYKFEVKV
- a CDS encoding HAMP domain-containing histidine kinase, coding for MNFSIKRKLFLSISGLILLFVLLSWLLNSFFLDKYYIYTKKNTLMDCYNQINNTYSGDPEAIYLDLEKFESNKGLRIIILDKEFKIKYFFNERFIDSKLRRNGPRVPNLNMEVRDMLKNSKISQVLQGKILIEIGKDSRLNTNFITLFSKLNNGDFLVLNTSVTAMQESADIANKFFLLTGIITIFSGCIIIYFLTGRFTGPILELNNITKGMAELDFSKRYNVNSTDEIGQLGSSINSLSEQLEKSILELKQANKKLMEDIEKERKIDEMRKEFISNVSHELKTPIALIQGYAEGLKVNVNEDEENKNFYCETIMNETQKMNKLVKELLELSKLESGIAGLEKVDFEVLELVNSVLKKSSIVLKEKDVEVKIDCEENTGVNADYDKTEQVLTNYLCNALDHINEKKEIRIAIRKVNGKVRISVFNSGSHIDKDEIEKIWISFYKVDKARTRSFGGTGLGLSIVKAIQEASQNQYGVENVGGGVEFWFEMDQAKMM